The region GGTCCCACAGGGCGAAGGCGAACATGCCGCGCAGGCGCTGCACGCATTGCTCGCCCCACTGTTCCCAGGCGTGGACGATGACTTCCGTGTCGCTGCTGGTGCGGAATTGATGGCCGAACTGGCGCAGCTCCGCCATCAGGCTGCGATAGTTATAGATTTCGCCATTGAAGACGATGGCGATGCTGCGGTCGGCATTGAACAGCGGCTGCTGGCCGCTGGCCAGGTCGATCACGGACAGGCGCCGGTGCGCCAGGCCGAGGCCCGGCTCGCGGTGCAAGCCGCCTTCGTCCGGCCCACGGTGGCGCAGGCTGTGGTTCATGCGCGCCAGCAGCAGCACGTCGATGTCGCGCTGGCCCTGCAAATCAAAGATGCCGCTGATGCCGCACATGGGTGGCCTTTCAGGGAGTGGTGGACAGGGGAGACGGCTGGCGCGCGCCCGTCAGGCGGTCGTATACGGCCAGGTAGGCGCCGGCCATGGCGGGCAGGCTGTGCTCGGCCAGCACCTGGCGCCGCCCGCGCGCGCCGTGGCGTGGGCCCAGTTCGGGCATGCTGTAGTAGTCGAGCATGGCGTCGGCCAGCATCTCGGGAGAGCCGGGCGGCACCAGCGTGCCGCTCCAGCCCGACTGCACCAGTTCCGCGTTGCCGCCCACCTGCGTGGCAACGATGGGCAGACCCGTCGCCATCGCTTCGAGGATGGTGTTCGAGCTGCCTTCGGCCAGCGAGGGCAGCACGAACAGGTCCATCGCGCGCAGCAGTTGCGCCACGTCGTCGCGTGCGCCGGGCAGCCAGGCAAGGTGCGCCACGCCGGCTTGCTGCAGCAGGTCCAGGCAAGCCTGGCGGCACGGCCCGTCGCCGACGATGAGCAGGCGCAGGCGCGCGCGGGCGCCCGGCTGCGCCAGCAACAGCAAAAAGGCCTGCACCAGCGAGGCGTGATCCTTGACGGTCGCCATGCGGCCCACGCTGCCGATGACGAAGGCGCCGTTGCACAGGAAACCGGGCGGGCCCACGGCGGCCGGCGGCCCCAGGCGCGGGTGAAACTGCACGCTGTCGACGCCGTTGCCGATGTGCGACACCTGCGTGGGCGCCGCGCCGATGGCGTCCACCAGCCATAGCCCCAGGTCGGCGCTGACGGCGATGAAATGCTGCACCAGCGGCAGCATGCATTTGCGCAGCAGCCGGTATTTGCGGCGGGTGCCGTGCAAGTCGCTCATGTCGCGCCCGTGTTCGCCATGCACGCGCAGGCGCACGCCGGCCAGGCAGGCCAGCAGCTGCGCTTCAAGGCAGCCCAGGTTGCGCGTGTGCACGAGTGCCGGCTGCAAGCGTTTCAGCACGCGGTACAGGTGCAGATAGTGGCGCCAGTCCTTGCCTTCGCGCTTGTCCAGGCTGATGATGTCGACACCCGGGGTGGTCAGGCGCAGGCGAAACGCGGTGGCGTTCTTCATGCAGACGATGGCGTGGCGGTAGCGTTCCGGCGGCAAATGGTTGATCAGGTTGACCAGGCCGTTTTCCAGCCCGCCCACATCGAGCTGGTGGATCACGTGCACGATCAGCGGGGCCGTGCTGGCGCCCCCCGTGCCGCCGGTATCGAAGTCAAGGGCCATGCGGCAACTCCTGCAAGCGTTGTTCGATGACGGGCAGCGCCGCCCGCATAAAGGCTTGCAGCTGCGCGCGCGGCGGCGGCGCCAGCTCGTCGTAGGCGGCAAAGACGATGATGTCGGCGCCATCCTGGCGCCTGCCCAGCAGCTTGGCTTGCGCCAGCAGCAGTTTTACCAGCACGGGCCTGGCCGTGACGACGCCGCCCTGGCGATACACGCGCCACACCAGCAGGCGTTCGCCGCCGTGGGCCAGCACGCTTTCGCGCACCCCTATCTGGCCGCCGGACAGGTTGACGTGCCGCACGCCCTGCGCCAATGGCATCCAGCGCGCGCCGTAGGGCGAGGCCTGGTGCGTCAGCAGCTCGGCATCGCGCGCCTGGCGCGCATACCAGTGCAGTTGCAGTTGCACCGGCGCGCCGTCGCCATCCTGGCGCGCATACGTGGCGGCAAACCGCGCGGGCGTGCCCGCATACGGCGCTTGCCAGGCAGGTGGAGCGTCGTGCAGGCGATGCCAGGCGGGCGGATCGGGCAGTGCCAGCACGACGGCGGGTAGCTTGGGAGCATCATCGCGGTGGCTGGCCAGCGCCAATACCGGCCACACGGCCGCCAGCAGCAGGCAGGCGACGCTGGCGCGCACGACGGCGCGCGGGCTGGCCGCGGCGGCGCCCAGGCGTGCCGGCCGAGCCGGCGGCACGGCGCGCGCCGGCGGCAGTTCGCGCCAGCGCGCGGCCAGCCAGAACAGCAGCAACGCCACCAGGCCGAAGAACAGCCAGCCATAGATCAGGTGGTCGATGCCCACGGCCAGGCGCATGTCGCTCAGGTGGCCCAGCATCACGATCAGGTAGGCGCGCACGCCATTGGCGAGGATGGGCACGAGCAGGGCGGCGGCCATGACGGCCAGGCGCCGCCGCGCGCTGTGGAAGTTGACATGGGCGTACAGGGCGCCCAGGGCCAGCGCGGCGATCAGGTAGCGCAAGCCGCTGCACGCCTCCACCACCG is a window of Janthinobacterium rivuli DNA encoding:
- a CDS encoding TIGR03088 family PEP-CTERM/XrtA system glycosyltransferase, with translation MALDFDTGGTGGASTAPLIVHVIHQLDVGGLENGLVNLINHLPPERYRHAIVCMKNATAFRLRLTTPGVDIISLDKREGKDWRHYLHLYRVLKRLQPALVHTRNLGCLEAQLLACLAGVRLRVHGEHGRDMSDLHGTRRKYRLLRKCMLPLVQHFIAVSADLGLWLVDAIGAAPTQVSHIGNGVDSVQFHPRLGPPAAVGPPGFLCNGAFVIGSVGRMATVKDHASLVQAFLLLLAQPGARARLRLLIVGDGPCRQACLDLLQQAGVAHLAWLPGARDDVAQLLRAMDLFVLPSLAEGSSNTILEAMATGLPIVATQVGGNAELVQSGWSGTLVPPGSPEMLADAMLDYYSMPELGPRHGARGRRQVLAEHSLPAMAGAYLAVYDRLTGARQPSPLSTTP
- the xrtA gene encoding exosortase A — encoded protein: MSVQLDPVARLPDAAVWRHGHAQGQQQALLLLLLALAAIVLLYHATFWSMVELWSRSQTFAHGFLIVPISCWLAWRQRARLAALAPQPSRPGLLLLGVLGLAWLLADAANVPVVEQYAATAMLPACVLAILGPPAVRLLAFPLAYLFLAVPFGEVFLEPLIDFTAAFTVTALQWTGVPVFRDGSNFSLPTGNWSVVEACSGLRYLIAALALGALYAHVNFHSARRRLAVMAAALLVPILANGVRAYLIVMLGHLSDMRLAVGIDHLIYGWLFFGLVALLLFWLAARWRELPPARAVPPARPARLGAAAASPRAVVRASVACLLLAAVWPVLALASHRDDAPKLPAVVLALPDPPAWHRLHDAPPAWQAPYAGTPARFAATYARQDGDGAPVQLQLHWYARQARDAELLTHQASPYGARWMPLAQGVRHVNLSGGQIGVRESVLAHGGERLLVWRVYRQGGVVTARPVLVKLLLAQAKLLGRRQDGADIIVFAAYDELAPPPRAQLQAFMRAALPVIEQRLQELPHGP